From Onychostoma macrolepis isolate SWU-2019 chromosome 19, ASM1243209v1, whole genome shotgun sequence, a single genomic window includes:
- the cibar1 gene encoding CBY1-interacting BAR domain-containing protein 1 has protein sequence MSRTPDARARDTQTKQIQDNITNVEKHFGDLCQLFAAYVRKNARLRDKADLLVKEVGLYADTETPNLKLGLKNFADQLAKIQDYRQAEVERLEVKVIEPLKAYGNIVKTKREDLKQTQMARNREAKQMQQLERMRQRNPSDRQIIAQMVYVCFLRPFCTLHFFVVSRKAESELQRATMDATRTTRQLEETIDDFEKQKIRDIKKILGEFVTVEMAFHAKALEIYTTAYQHIQNVDEEGDLEVFRNSLHPADYQSRLEIVRANSKLSLNRTGTSMSKSGTMQSRTSSRQRKRDDEEDEDEEEDDEDEDDLEEVTDDEH, from the exons ATGAGCCGCACTCCTGATGCAAGAGCGAG AGACACCCAGACCAAGCAGATCCAAGACAACATCACCAATGTTGAGAAGCACTTTGGAGATCTCTGCCAACTGTTTGCAGCTTACGTCCGTAAAAATGCACGACTGCGGGACAAAGCCGACCTTCTGGTTAAAGAAGTTGGCCTTTATGCTGACACAGAGACACCGAACCTGAAACTTGGATTAAAGAATTTTGCAGATCAGCTAGCCAAGATTCAGGACTATCGACAAGCAGAA GTGGAGAGGCTGGAAGTGAAAGTTATAGAGCCTTTGAAAGCATATGGGAATATTGTCAAAACAAAAAGG GAGGACCTGAAGCAGACACAGATGGCACGGAACAGAGAGGCCAAGCAGATGCAGCAGCTTGAAAGGATGAGGCAGAGAAACCCCTCAGACAGACAGATTATT GCTCAAATGGTGTATGTCTGCTTCTTGAGGCCATTTTGTactttacatttctttgttGTGTCACGAAAGGCTGAGAGTGAACTCCAGAGAGCCACAATGGACGCCACACGCACGACTCGCCAGTTGGAGGAGACAATAGATGACTTTGAAAAGCAGAAGATTCGTGATATCAAG AAAATTCTTGGTGAATTTGTAACAGTGGAGATGGCATTCCATGCCAAGGCTTTGGAAATTTACACGACTGCCTACCAGCACATTCAGAATGTTGATGAGGAAGGAGACCTTGAG GTGTTCAGGAACTCACTGCACCCCGCTGATTACCAGTCTCGATTAGAAATAGTTCGTGCCAATTCTAAACTGTCCCTAAATCGAACTGGTACATCAATGAGTAAGTCAGGAACAATGCAG TCAAGAACGTCTAGCAGACAGAGGAAAAGGGATGACGAagaagatgaggatgaggaggaaGATGACGAAGATGAGGATGATTTAGAAGAAGTGACTGATGATGagcattaa